A part of Onthophagus taurus isolate NC chromosome 7, IU_Otau_3.0, whole genome shotgun sequence genomic DNA contains:
- the LOC111415063 gene encoding calcium-independent phospholipase A2-gamma-like codes for MSANAMSLSKNIVHCRKHLIVPIRSISGNSNAVEPTKMSTRAMPLAHWRVLSQLKEYLSKLTNDQNYQNMINKEFAQILQKIQPSVYGNAIVRTVNKVSEKDNGTIKKDAVAKSVAVESEPTSITTGISIPGVLNGLGISFGAKENNGEVVKTNNVPKVAKWKNDKVVASKSSISSRTKHVIFSISQAQSKESKLRRIEDLSMHIKQFPEEKHAAVKEGAIRLLLRVRGCTKDIQTQSAISEALAILGHSDPLPNKGIRILSIDGGGIRGLLVIEMLRKLEELTGKRVYEMFDFICGVSTGAILACSLGILQKDLDNLQRDYKELSTQVFTQSTIKGTSSLVWSHSYYDTSLWEKLLKENLSENSLISTVRNRNTPKVAAVSAVVNHERVSAYIFRNYSLPWRVQSQYMGGYEHEVWQAARASAAAPTYFEEYKLGNFLHQDGGILVNNPTAVAIHEAKLLWPDSPIQCVVSFGTGRTVPNNFGSDDSKLHPANVSSWKNKFMKILDSATDTEAVHLMLGDLLPETVYYRFNPYLTEMLSMVEIDPGKLDQLERDAMMYLRRNEDKFQRAAKTLLEKRTMTQKVQDWVHLKRETLGFEK; via the exons atGAGTGCTAACGCAATGTCTCTTAGCAAGAATATTGTGCATTGTAGAAAACATCTGATAGTACCTATAAg GTCCATTTCGGGCAACTCAAACGCGGTCGAACCGACTAAGATGAGCACAAGGGCGATGCCCCTGGCTCATTGGAGGGTATTGTCCCAGTTAAAAGAGTATTTGTCCAAATTGACCAACGACCAAAACTACCAGAACATGATCAACAAAGAATTCGCCCAGATTCTACAGAAGATACAACCTTCCGTTTATGGAAATGCTATCGTAAGAACTGTAAATAAAGTATCTGAAAAAGATAATGGGACCATTAAGAAAGATGCTGTGGCTAAATCTGTCGCCGTAGAAAGTGAACCAACAAGTATTACAACGGGAATTAGTATTCCAGGAGTTTTAAACGGATTAGGAATTAGTTTTGGagctaaagaaaataatggGGAAGTTGTTAAAACTAATAATGTTCCAAAAGTGGCTAAATGGAAAAATGATAAGGTTGTAGCTTCTAAA tcAAGTATCTCATCAAGAACAAAACACGTAATATTCTCAATCAGTCAGGCTCAATCAAAAGAATCAAAATTACGTCGAATTGAAGATCTTTCAATGCACATAAAGCAATTTCCCGAAGAGAAACATGCAGCAGTTAAAGAAGGCGCAATTAGATTATTGTTAAGAGTACGAGGGTGCACTAAAGACATTCAAACACAATCTGCCATATCGGAAGCTTTGGCTATCTTGGGACATTCAGATCCACTCCCAAATAAAGGGATTCGAATATTATCAATTGATGGGGGTGGTATTCGAGGATTACTTGTAATCGAGATGCTTCGTAAATTGGAGGAGTTAACTGGAAAAAGAGTTTACgaaatgtttgattttatatgCGGAGTTAGTACAGGGGCGATTTTAGCGTGTTCGTTAGGGATTttacaaaaagatttagataatTTACAAAGAGATTACAAAGAGTTGAGTACTCAAGTGTTTACACAATCAACAATTAAGGGAACAAGTAGTTTGGTTTGGTCACATTCTTATTATGATACTTCGTTATGGGAGAAATTATTGAAGGAGAATTTGAGTGAAAATAGCTTAATAAGTACCGTTAGAAATCGAAATACACCAAAAGTAGCGGCCGTTTCTGCTGTTGTAAATCACGAGAGGGTATCTGCTTATATCTTTAGAAATTATTCTTTACCATGGAGGGTGCAAAGTCAATATATGGGGGGATATGAACATGAAGTTTGGCAAGCTGCGCGTGCTTCAGCTGCAGCTCCAACTTATTTTGAAGAATATAAATTAGGAAACTTTTTACATCaa gatGGTGGAATCTTAGTAAATAACCCCACAGCTGTAGCTATACACGAAGCAAAATTGTTATGGCCTGATAGTCCTATTCAATGCGTTGTTTCATTTGGTACAGGGAGAACTGTTCCTAATAATTTTGGTTCAGATGATAGTAAATTACATCCAGCTAACGTTTCGTCATGgaagaataaatttatgaagatTTTGGATAGTGCTACAGATACGGAAG ctgTCCATTTGATGTTAGGAGATCTTCTTCCAGAAACTGTTTACTATAGATTCAACCCCTACTTAACAGAAATGTTAAGTATGGTTGAGATTGATCCTGGTAAATTGGACCAATTAGAAAGAGATGCGATGATGTATTTGAGAAGAAACGAAGATAAATTTCAAAGGGCTGCGAAAACTTTGTTGGAAAAACGAACGATGACGCAAAAAGTTCAAGATTGGGTACATTTAAAACGGGAAACGTTGggttttgaaaaatga
- the LOC111415073 gene encoding RNA polymerase II-associated protein 3-like — protein MDTILVQNQVRQNAKDLQDFYKELNQWGEAIKKKDEFEKGKPQRRQVSTSQLISNEKKFNDEVEQLSSPSTSNSHQKIFKDPTIKKHKRIKGSDYAAWDKFDADAYCAKLDKIERGEELSDPETDEEEEVNERLLQLGDVHKEKGNSYVKQGNWDEGIRCYTEAIDCYAYNAIYYANRALCYLKKRQYKLAETDCTVALQIDKMYVKAYLRRAAAREGLKLFEDAGKDLLKVFEFEPYNTEAQLILKRVETALGVKITKDTLKKDVEKKKSILTEVIERKEPQKVLNKETKHEKMDVTENKVTVENVFAYGPGGNNVKHIEAVRKTPMTRSKRSLKRVRIENVNLKSEQTLLFKEQVLKSTNKDMEPITTPPVLSSNHNLLDFKIEKESEILKDLTLKDSPVKDTKLNAIELPTTSLQFYQIWNSFSDSTEKYKFLKKIDPLWLRDIFKYNMECAVFGEILEVLNDHFVPNNENYYEYLMGLTKVNRFSALVMFMTSKDTQNLHSLVEAMEKNNKYTKDDVLYVKTAYELKN, from the exons ATGGATACGATTTTAGTGCAAAATCAAGTGCGACAGAATGCAAAAGATTTACAAGActtttataaagaattaaatcaaTGGGGTGAGGCAATTAAAAAGAAGGATGAGTTTGAAAAAGGGAAACCACAACGTCGACAAGTTTCG acgtctcaattaatttcaaatgaaaaaaagtttaatgatGAAGTGGAGCAACTTTCTTCACCATCAACATCGAATTcccatcaaaaaatttttaaagatccCACAATAAAGAAACACAAACGTATAAAAGGATCAGATTATGCAGCATGGGATAAATTTGATGCAGATGCTTATTGCGCAAAATTAGACAAAATCGAACGAGGTGAAGAATTAAGTGATCCAGAAACcgacgaagaagaagaagtaaaCGAACGATTATTACAATTGGGTGATGTTcataaagaaaaaggaaattcttatgtaaaacaaggaaattggGATGAAGGAATTCGTTGTTACACGGAAGCTATTGATTGTTATGCTTATAACGCAATTTATTACGCGAATCGAGccttgtgttatttaaaaaagaggCAATATAAATTAGCTGAAACCGATTGTACTGTTGCTTTACAAATCGATAAAATGTATGTAAAAGCTTATTTAAGGCGTGCTGCTGCTAGGGAAggattaaaactttttgaagatGCTGggaaagatttattaaaagtttttgagtTTGAGCCATATAACACTGAAGCACAGTTGATTTTAAAAAGGGTTGAAACTGCTTTGGGTGTTAAAATAACGAAAGATACATTGAAAAaggatgttgaaaaaaagaaatcaattttaacagAGGTTATTGAAAGAAAGGAACCCCAAAAAGTGTTAAATAAAGAAACTAAACATGAAAAAATGGATGTTACTGAAAATAAAGTAACTGTTGAGAATGTTTTTGCTTACGGTCCTGGAGGAAATAATGTAAAACATATTGAAGCTGTGCGAAAAACACCAATGACGCGATCTAAAAGATCTTTGAAACGAGTTCggattgaaaatgttaatttaaaatctgaACAAACGTTGCTTTTTAAAGAGCAAGTCTTGAAATCAACTAATAAAGATATGGAACCCATTACAACCCCACCTGTTTTAAGTAGTAATCATAATTTgttagattttaaaattgagAAAGAATctgaaattttgaaagatCTGACTTTGAAAGATTCCCCGGTTAAggatacaaaattaaatgcaATTGAACTTCCAACCACCTCATTACAATTCTATCAAATCTGGAATTCATTCTCTGATTCTacagaaaaatacaaatttttaaaaaaaattgatccTCTTTGGTTAAGagatatatttaaatacaACATGGAATGTGCTGTTTTTGGAGAAATTTTAGAAGTATTGAACGACCATTTTGTACCTaacaatgaaaattattatgaatatCTTATGGGGTTAACCAAAGTGAACAGATTTAGCGCTTTGGTTATGTTTATGACATCAAAAGATACACAAA ATCTTCATAGTTTGGTTGAAGCAATggagaaaaacaataaatacacCAAAGATGATGTTTTATATGTCAAAACTGCTTATGAattgaagaattaa